The Peptoanaerobacter stomatis genome includes the window AAATTTTTAGAATTAATGCCGCTATGAATTATGGTGCAAAAAGTCTCGGTTTAAACGATTTTAATGCTTATGTTATCGCAAATGCTATATTTGCATCAATAACTATAGACGGTGAACTATACTCAACTCGCATATGCTATGTACCCTTGGCATCCACAAATTTATGCAGAGTAGAAGCTCTAAACGAGCTTTCAAGAAAACTGGCAAGCCAAAATTTCAAATACGAAGATATAAAAGATGAGCTTAAACATATAGAAAATTTGGAATCATCATCAAAGCTGACAAAAGTTGTATGCTCCGGTCTTGGAAGCGGAAGTTTCTGTTATTTGTTCGGAGGAAGTTTTTATGATACTTTTGTATCTTTTATAGCCGGAGTTGCACTTTATTTTTTCTTATTGTATATAGTTCCGAAATTATATATACCTAAAATTATGAGTTATATTGCCGGAAGTGCTCTGGTAACACTGCTTTGTCATATATTATACAGCCTCGGCATCGGAAACTATCTGGATAAAATAATAATAGGAGCGATATTCCCATTGGTACCTGGTATCCCTATAACCAATGCAATAAGAAATTTTTTGGAAAACGATCATGTATCAGGACTTATCAGAATGGTAGATGCACTTATAACCGCCACTTGTATAGCTGCCGGTGTAGGTGTTGCTCTTAGAATTTGGATTATTATAGGAGGTCTTATATGAGTTATGTAGTACTTCAGCTCATTGCCGCTTTTATAGGAACAAGTGCTTTTTCCGTACTTTTCAGCGTTCCGAAAAAATATTATCTACATTGCGGTTTTGTTGGCAGTATAGGATGGGCTGTATATCTCGCTGTAAACCTTAATTTTCACAGACCTATAATAGCAACATTTATGACAAGTTTGGTGCTTACCGTAGTATCAAGATATTTATCTGTACAGTATAAAGCAACGACCACTATGTTTTTGCTTTGTGGTATATTTACAATAGTTCCTGGTGCTTGGATTTATTATACGGCATATTATGGAATAATAGGAAATGAAACAGAAGCAATACGCAAAGGCTTTGAAAGCATAAAATTGGCACTCTCTATAGGTATGGGCATAGGTGTTGCATACTCCATATCCCCAAAAGTATTCGGTTGGAAAAAATCAGCAGACGTATGGAGAGAAGATAAAGAATAAGTGTAAAAAACCGCTCAACATCTATATTTTATACTAATCCATAATAGAATAATAGATAATTTATCTGAAAACTCTATAAACAGTGTTATATTTTAATGAAATTTACACAACACTATTTTTCTATAATTCTATTGATTTTTAGTATTATTTATAAATATGAGCGGTTTTTAATATTTTAATATCCAAATATTTTTCACTTTTATCCCTATGTCTATTTTTTATAAAATCTATCTACATAACTTTGTGCATTATCATATGTCAAATCAAACTTCGCCTTTATTCTTGACACTATCTCTTCTTTATCTAAAAATAATTCATTTCTATATACTTCTATTATATTTTGTATTCCTTTTTCCTCTCCTTCCAATCTACCTTCAGCCATTCCTTCCAATCTGCCTTCTTCTCTCAACATCTCTGATATTCTACACATATCTCTCGCTCCTTCCTCGTCTTTTTTATAATACTGATTCCTTGTTAAAAAAAATTGCAATTTTTATTATTTAAAATATATTGTTTATATGTATTTATTATTTGATTTTATAATATTATTATATCATAAATACTTATTGTATAGTATATTGTAAATAACATATTTTACTTCCATACTTTTTTCATTTATTCAAATTTATCTGTATATACGTTGACTATTTTATAGTAAATTACTTCAAAACTCTTAAAAAATATGGTATAATTATTCCCAAATATGCCATATGTCCTTTTTTGTTTTTTGTAATTAAATTATAATACAATTGTTATAATAGATGTAATTAATTTGTATGTTTCAATATATAAATAAAATATAATTATATTTTCCAATCGAAAGGAAATGATTATGAATAAAAGTGAATTAATACGACTTGCGTTTAAAGCAAGGGAAAACGCATACACCCCTTATTCCAATTTTAAAGTAGGTGCAGCTCTGCTCGCAAAAAATGGAAAAATATATCAAGGTTGCAACGTAGAAAATGCAACATATTCACCTACCAATTGTGCAGAAAGAACAGCTTTTTTCAAAGCTGTCTCTGAAGGTGTACGAGAGTTTGACGCTATTGCCATTGTAGGAGGTCTTGAAACTACAAAGGAAGGTGAATTTGAATATACTCCTCCTTGCGGTGTATGCAGGCAGGTTATGATGGAATTTTGTGATTATAATAATTTTATCATAATCCTTGCAAAATCAGAGCAAGATTATAAGGAGTATAAGTTAAGTGAAATAATGCCACTTGGCTTTAATAAAAATAATTTAAACAACTAAATTTTAATTTATCAGCTTGCCTAACTTCGTTAGACTTCATATCAAGGCTCAGTCACGTAACATTAGTACACTCCTTCGCCTTTCATTTGTCTGTCTCGTTATCCAAGTGCTAAATTAAAATTAATACTATATTTATAACTATAAATTGGAAATTATTTTTTATTAAATTCAAACTAAATAATTTAGTATTCAAACCATATAAATTATTAATTTGAAATATAAAATAAGGAGGCGAACACTAATTGAGTAATGTAATTGAAATGAATCATATTACCAAAAAATTTGGTGATTTCAAAGCACTGGACGATGTTACATTGCATATTGAAAAGGGTGAAATCCATGCCTTGTTGGGTGAAAATGGCGCCGGAAAATCTACTCTTATGAGTGTATTATTCGGTCTATATCAGCCTGAAGAAGGTGAAATATATATAAATGGAAAAAAAGAAGATATAAACAACCCAAATATAGCCAATGATCTCGGTATAGGTATGGTACATCAACATTTCAAGCTTGTTCATAATTTTACTGTGCTTGAAAACATTGTATTAGGTCACGAAACTGTAAATGCCGGATTTTTAAAGATGACAGAGGCAAGAAAAAAAGTAGTTGAGCTTTCTGAAAATTATAAATTCAACATAAATCCTGATGCGTACATATCAGATATAACGGTAGGCATGCAACAAAAAGTTGAAATTCTCAAAATGTTGTACTGCGACAATGATATATTAATATTTGATGAGCCTACAGCTGTACTTACTCCACAAGAAATAGATGAGCTCATGGAAATTATGAAGCAAATGGCAAAAGAAGGTAAATCAATAGTTTTTATAACTCACAAACTCAATGAAATAAAGGCTGTTGCAGACAGATGTAGCGTACTGAGAAAAGGCAAATATATAGGAACTGTTGATGTAAAATCTACCTCAAAAGAAGAAATGTCGGAAATGATGGTAGGCAGAAAAGTCAATCTGAATGTTGATAAAAAAGAACAGCAAGCCGGCGATACAGTCCTTGAAGTAAAAAACCTCACTATAAAAGACCAAATACACGCAGGAAAAAATGCGGTATCCAATGTATCATTTACAGCAAGAAAAGGTGAAATAATAACAATTGCCGGTATAGACGGAAACGGACAGTCGGAACTTGTATACGGAATAACAGGTCTTATACATGTGGAATCAGGTCAAATTATTTTAAACGGAAAAGATATAACTAACGAGAGTATAAGAAAAAGATGTTTGGACGGAATGGCTCATATTCCTGAAGATAGACATAAATTCGGTCTTGTACTTGATTATACTCTTGCCCAAAATCTTGTCCTACAAACTTATTATGATGACAGGTTTCAAAAAAACGGTTTTATAAAATTTGACGAAATATCAAAATATGCAAAAAAACTTATAGAGCAATATGACGTAAGAAGCGGACAGGGAGAAGAGTCAATCGTAAGAGGAATGTCCGGAGGCAATCAGCAAAAAGCGATAATAGCAAGAGAACTTGACAGAGATCCTGATATTGTAATAGCAGTACAACCTGTAAGAGGATTAGACGTAGGTGCAATAGAGTACATTCACAAAAAATTGGTTGAGCAAAGAGATAAAGGAAAAGTAGTCTTATTAGTATCTTTTGAATTGGATGAAGTTATGAATTTAAGTGATAGGATACTTGTAATGTATGAGGGCGAGATAGTTGCAGACATAGATCCTAAAACTACTACTACACAAGAACTTGGATTATATATGGCTGGAACAAAGAGAGGTATAGGATATGAAAAACAATAACAAAAATTTTCAAAAATCAATAATAAGTTTTTCTTCATCTATAATGGCTATACTTGCCGGTTTGCTCTTCGGACTTATAATTCTTTTGGTATCAAATGCCAAGCAAGCGAGTGCAGGTTTTATCACAATATTACAAGGCGGACTTGTAAACGGTATGACAGGAATAGGTCAAACAGTAAATTTAGCAGTACCTATTATAATGACAGGTCTTGCTGTAGGTTTTGCTTTTAGAACCGGACTTTTTAACATAGGGGCGGCAGGACAATTTACATTAGGTTCATTTGTAGCTGTTTTAGTCGGTATAAAATTTACATTTTTGCCTCCTGTAATACATTTTATTGTAGCTCTTATACTTGCAGGAATTGCCGGAGGATTATGGGGATTCATACCGGGATTTTTAAAAGCCGTAGCAAATGTAAATGAAGTTATATCATCTATTATGACAAATTATATAGGAATATTTTTCGTAAATATGATGATTCCTAAACTAAAATTATATGACCAGTTAAAAAACCAAACACTGCCTGTAGCAGAATCTGCAAAAACACCAAGGATCGGTCTTGATATACTGTTTCCTGATGCAAACTTGGATATGGCACTTTTAATAGTAATAATGGCAGTAGTAATAATATATATAATTATCGAAAAAACTACTTTCGGCTTTGAATTAAAAGCCTGTGGTATGAACAAAGATGCGAGTAGATATGCAGGTATAAATGACAAAAAAAATATCATACTTGCAATGTCAATATCAGGTGTACTTGCAGGAATCGGTGGAGCACTTATGTATCTTGGCTCTACAGGTAAATATATGCAGGTGCTTGACGTAATAGCTCCTGAAGGCTTTAACGGTATATCAGTCGCATTGCTCGGCGTATCAAACCCTATAGGTATATTATTCGCAGGCCTATTCATTGCACACATAACAGTAGGCGGATATAATTTACAACTTTTAAGTTTTGTTCCGGAAGTAATAGATATGATAGTTGCTGCTATAATATATTGCGGTGCGTTCTCTTTAGTATTTAAAACTATAATATTAAAATTATTTTTTGATAAAAAAGACAAAAAGGAGGATAAACAATAATGAACACAATCTATTATATAGTTCAACAGACAATGTTTTTTGCAATTCCTCTTTTAATAGTCGCTCTCGCAGGTATGTTCTCAGAAAGAAGCGGAATTATAAATATAGCACTTGAAGGAATAATGGTAATCGGTGCATTCTTCGGCATAGGATTTATAGCTTTAATGCAAATGAATGATTCTCCTATGAATCCTCAGCTTATGCTGTTAGTAGCTATAATTATTGCAGGCATTGCCGGTGGAATTTTTTCCCTACTTCATGCTTTTGCCTCAATAAATCTAAAAGCCGATCAAACAATATCAGGCACAGCACTTAATATGTTTGCACCTGCTGCTGTAATATTTACAGCAAGAATATTACAAAGCGTACAACAAGTACAATTTGCAGATAAATTTCACATAACAGAAGTACCTGTTCTGTCAGGCATACCTATAATAGGCTCAATGTTCTTCAAAAACGCTTATATAACTACTTATGTAGGTTTGATAATATATGTAATATCTTATATACTTATCACACACACAAGATTCGGCTTAAGGTTGAGAGCTTGCGGAGAGCATCCTCAAGCAGCTGATTCTGTCGGTATAAATGTATATTTCATAAGATATATGGGAGTTTTAATATCAGGAATATTGGCAGGTATTGGTGGAATAGTTTTTGTAGTACCTACTTCTACAAATTTCAATGCAACAGTTGCAGGTTATGGCTTCTTGGCACTTGCGGTTTTGATATTCGGTCAATGGAGATGTCAAAAAATATTCTTCTCAGCATTTTTCTTTGGTATTATGAAGACTTTTGCGGCTGCATACTCAGGCATACCAATTTTAAAAGACTTACCTATATCAGCCAATGTGTTCAAGATGATACCATATATAATAACACTGCTCGTGCTTGTATTTATGTCCAAAAACTCTCAAGCCCCTAAAGCAGAAGGTATCCCATATGATAAATCAGTGAGATAAAACTAAGTTTATAAACTTACAAAAAACAAAAAAATATTCATAATTTAGTTGGTTAAGAGCAATACCTTTATTTATTAAATAAATATATTTACAACTAAAAACCATGACTTATTTAATTCGTTTATAAAGTTAAGGAAATACAACATTTTAAAAATCTCATTATTTTAAATAGTTTTTAGCATTACAATTCAAATATTCTATATAAAAAATTCGCTTAATTAAATTTACAACAACCTATAAAAAAGGGGTGATACCGATGTATATGTATGATTTAATTATGAAAAAACGTGATGGAAATGTATTAAGTGAAAAAGAAATAAGAGAAATGGTAAGTGAATATGTAGAGGGAAATATACCCGATTATCAGATGTCTGCAATGCTTATGGCTATATATTTTAAAGGTATGAACAGTCAAGAAACATTTGTATTGACAGATGCAATGGCACATTCAGGCGATATAGTTGATTTATCCGCAATACAAGGCATAAAAATTGATAAGCACTCTACAGGCGGAGTTGGAGATAAAACAACTCTAATAATTTCTCCTATAGTAGCATCTTATGGTGTAAAAGTTGCAAAGATGTCAGGAAGAGGACTTGGCCATACAGGCGGAACAATAGATAAACTTGAAGCCATACCTAATATGAAAACTACACTGACACAAAAAGAATTTTTCGATGTAGTAAATAAAGCTGGATTTTCTGTGATAGGACAATCCGGAAATTTAGCACCTTGCGATAAAAAATTATATGCACTTAGAGATGTAACCGCAACTGTAGACTCTATACCTCTAATTGCATCATCAATTATGAGCAAAAAATTG containing:
- a CDS encoding threonine/serine ThrE exporter family protein, with product MTDSKRQLEYFKTVTHMGSLMLSNGGEIFRINAAMNYGAKSLGLNDFNAYVIANAIFASITIDGELYSTRICYVPLASTNLCRVEALNELSRKLASQNFKYEDIKDELKHIENLESSSKLTKVVCSGLGSGSFCYLFGGSFYDTFVSFIAGVALYFFLLYIVPKLYIPKIMSYIAGSALVTLLCHILYSLGIGNYLDKIIIGAIFPLVPGIPITNAIRNFLENDHVSGLIRMVDALITATCIAAGVGVALRIWIIIGGLI
- a CDS encoding threonine/serine exporter family protein, coding for MSYVVLQLIAAFIGTSAFSVLFSVPKKYYLHCGFVGSIGWAVYLAVNLNFHRPIIATFMTSLVLTVVSRYLSVQYKATTTMFLLCGIFTIVPGAWIYYTAYYGIIGNETEAIRKGFESIKLALSIGMGIGVAYSISPKVFGWKKSADVWREDKE
- a CDS encoding cytidine deaminase, whose translation is MNKSELIRLAFKARENAYTPYSNFKVGAALLAKNGKIYQGCNVENATYSPTNCAERTAFFKAVSEGVREFDAIAIVGGLETTKEGEFEYTPPCGVCRQVMMEFCDYNNFIIILAKSEQDYKEYKLSEIMPLGFNKNNLNN
- a CDS encoding ABC transporter ATP-binding protein; the encoded protein is MSNVIEMNHITKKFGDFKALDDVTLHIEKGEIHALLGENGAGKSTLMSVLFGLYQPEEGEIYINGKKEDINNPNIANDLGIGMVHQHFKLVHNFTVLENIVLGHETVNAGFLKMTEARKKVVELSENYKFNINPDAYISDITVGMQQKVEILKMLYCDNDILIFDEPTAVLTPQEIDELMEIMKQMAKEGKSIVFITHKLNEIKAVADRCSVLRKGKYIGTVDVKSTSKEEMSEMMVGRKVNLNVDKKEQQAGDTVLEVKNLTIKDQIHAGKNAVSNVSFTARKGEIITIAGIDGNGQSELVYGITGLIHVESGQIILNGKDITNESIRKRCLDGMAHIPEDRHKFGLVLDYTLAQNLVLQTYYDDRFQKNGFIKFDEISKYAKKLIEQYDVRSGQGEESIVRGMSGGNQQKAIIARELDRDPDIVIAVQPVRGLDVGAIEYIHKKLVEQRDKGKVVLLVSFELDEVMNLSDRILVMYEGEIVADIDPKTTTTQELGLYMAGTKRGIGYEKQ
- a CDS encoding ABC transporter permease, with translation MKNNNKNFQKSIISFSSSIMAILAGLLFGLIILLVSNAKQASAGFITILQGGLVNGMTGIGQTVNLAVPIIMTGLAVGFAFRTGLFNIGAAGQFTLGSFVAVLVGIKFTFLPPVIHFIVALILAGIAGGLWGFIPGFLKAVANVNEVISSIMTNYIGIFFVNMMIPKLKLYDQLKNQTLPVAESAKTPRIGLDILFPDANLDMALLIVIMAVVIIYIIIEKTTFGFELKACGMNKDASRYAGINDKKNIILAMSISGVLAGIGGALMYLGSTGKYMQVLDVIAPEGFNGISVALLGVSNPIGILFAGLFIAHITVGGYNLQLLSFVPEVIDMIVAAIIYCGAFSLVFKTIILKLFFDKKDKKEDKQ
- a CDS encoding ABC transporter permease, translated to MNTIYYIVQQTMFFAIPLLIVALAGMFSERSGIINIALEGIMVIGAFFGIGFIALMQMNDSPMNPQLMLLVAIIIAGIAGGIFSLLHAFASINLKADQTISGTALNMFAPAAVIFTARILQSVQQVQFADKFHITEVPVLSGIPIIGSMFFKNAYITTYVGLIIYVISYILITHTRFGLRLRACGEHPQAADSVGINVYFIRYMGVLISGILAGIGGIVFVVPTSTNFNATVAGYGFLALAVLIFGQWRCQKIFFSAFFFGIMKTFAAAYSGIPILKDLPISANVFKMIPYIITLLVLVFMSKNSQAPKAEGIPYDKSVR